GAGAAGGTTAAGGTCGCTTCGGTCGAGTCTCATTCCGAGACCAGGGACTTTGTTGTTGATCCTCAGGTATATACCTTCATCAGGCTGAACTCTGATCACTAGCTCATTAGTTGCCTTGTCTAAATCTGTGGCGAAATTCTTCTTGTACAAGTTCCCCGGGACATGTCTGAACTGAACTCTGATCTCTGCACCTCTGGTATGCAGCGCTTTTCCAGCTTTCATAAGGAAAGGGACACCGTCCCATCTTGCATTGTTGATGAACATAGCCGCCGCAGCAAATGTAGGAGTGAGACTGTTTGTGGGAACTGTTGGGTCGTCCGTATAACCAGGATAAGCCTTTCCACCCTTGCTATGACCTTTGTACTGACCCACAATCATATCTTGAAGCAGCAACGGTTTCATTGACCTCAGAACTTTGACCTTTTCGCTCCTTATGTCCTCAGCGTCTAAGCTCACAGGTGTCTCCATTGCGAAAAGCGCAAGGATTTGCAAGAGATGGTTTTGCATGATGTCTCGTATGATTCCATATTGATCAAAGTAACTGCaatcgaattttttttaaaacatttatttaagATAATAGTATGGAAGTTGAGAGAATATTTAATGAGAGGATGAAAAGCTTAGCTTACCCTCCGCGTCCTTCTGTACCAAAATCTTCAGAGAAAATGAGTTGAACGTTGCGTATGTAATTTCTAGACCAAAGAGGCTCGAAAACAAGATTTGAGAATCGAAGCACTGAAAGGTTCTCAACGAGTTCTTTTCCCAAATAGTGGTCGATCCTGAAGATTTGCTCCTCTGTGAGATACTGTTTAAGACATCTGGTTAACTCTCCAGATGATTCAGAGTCACGGCCGAATGGCTTTTCGACAATGACTCTCGTCCAGCCATTCACTGAGGAGGCTCTAAGGCTTGCACACCTTACCACATCCACGAATATGTTTGGTGGAATTGACAAATAGTACAGCCTGTTTGATAGCTTTccttcctatatatatatataataaaaaatatgaaataaaaaaaacaaggataaaattgaaaaagaatGTAATGTCTCGAACATAAACCTCTTTCTCATTGAGCTTGGTGTTTAGTTCTGCAAAATCATCTTCAGAGTTATACTGACCCGAATGGTAAAAGCATCTCTTTAAGAACTGATCCATTTTGTCCACACAGTTCTCCCTGTTTGAGATCCAAACCCTCCTTTTCAGATAACTTAAAAAAGCatgcatatatattatattttattaatttgaatattccatAACACCTTTGGTCTATCCGGCAAGTTAAAGTTCTACTGATCATGACACGAAGCTCCTCATGGGTTAGTTTGGTCCGAGCATAACCAAAAACAGAGAAGTCCTGAGGAAGACAACCctcgtaaaagagagcaaacaATGCAGGGAATATTTTCTTCTTGGCCAAATCTCCAGAGGCTCCAACCACTGTAATACTAAGAGTGGATGACTCTTCTTTTGTGTCATGCTCCTCTGTAAGATGTTCTCCAGctgccaaacaaaaaaaaaagaaaaaaagtatccGACTAACCAAACTGTTCAAACACATAGTGGTTCAAGAAAGGAAGATGAAGGGAGGAACGTCTTACAGTCTTGTAAAGAGGCACAGCCATTAGAGGAGTCGAGCTGAGAAAGTTTCTCGGCAAAGAATCTCAAGCGAAGACGAGAGAAGGAGGATTTTCTCGGGAATGTGAGAGATCTAGTTGTGAAGAGTGGTAGAGTCTCTTTTAATGGAGACGAAGCAGCGAGAGCAGAGGATGAGGAACGAGCGATCATTGTATGCGTCGCCATGGAGAGATATTAgattatttttcttcaaaaaattcATATGTGATTTTGATTGCCTCTGCTTTATCATTTGTGAGGCTGTCATATGATATCTCTCTCTCACATTATCCACAAAAACACTATTGTCGTTTCCTTTTTATCTCTCGCATTATCCACATTTATTGATTGTACAAGAGAAGACAAGTTTTATTTGTTAGTAATTCTGTAATTGGCTAATTGCGAGATGCAAACAACGTGGTGAATTTTCAGTAAAGTAAAAGCCCTTCCGATCAAGTGAAATTGTCCTTCAAACTTTAAATTTCGTCCTTCAGTGgttgatttttgaaaaaattggcAAATTGAGCAAATCGCAAGTTTGATATTAGGGAGTTGGGACACCTCAAGTTTAAATTAGCAAATTGGGCAAACCGCCTTTTCGAGAAGTGTGAAATGTCGACAGAGGGCGCGCGTGGTTCTTGATATTACGACCGTGCCAccgcttatttttttatttaaaaaaatcaaaaaaagacctaataaaaacaaaaaaaaattaaaaattaaaaaaacaaaaacatcccATCAAAATAGACCAGAACCACCTCTAAACAGCTGCAATTGAGAACCAAACATAAGAAGATTCTCACATAAGAACCACCCTCGACTGAACCCAGATCGGTATGGTATCCCCGTCCAGCGTAACGCCCTCGAGGAGGGTGACTCGTAGTTAATCCGCCAGTGATAGAGAAGCAATTCCCAAGAAAATTCCCCGAGAAGGCAAAAGTAGAACTCGTTATGAAGGTATTTCCTTTCGCTAAGCTCCGCTGTGAAATTCTTTgggaaaagtttttaaaaataaagcgtTGGGTAAATGTCTGGATTTGGTCATTGTATTTCAGTAATGACCACGGAGTCAGAAGTAGACGAACCTGCATCAACCGACCAAGAAGAAGCTGCATCCACTGAACAAGACGAAGCTGCATCCACCGAGCCGGAATTTATTGTCACCAGGCCGACTTTCCCGGAAAGACTGTTCGCACGTAATTGCTATCCTGCCAAACCTCGACTGAACATCTATTCAAAGGCGAGTATCATTGGATCGTTAGTGAAGTTGCTAAGAGGCTCCCCTGAAATGAATTGTCTGCTAGGAAGTCAGTTTAGAGCTCTGTTCCACTTACATGTAGCGCGCTGCTCTAACTCTGCGAAACTTGTACATTCTCTCCTCAGCCGTCAGCTGGTTACGATGCGCCTATATGAGCTCTGGTTCTTGTTTGCAGACAAGCCACTACGTTTTTCTCTGCGTGAGTTCGGAGACATCACCGGGCTGAAATGCGAGCCTGAAAGGGAAAAAGTAGGAAACGGGTCAGAATCTATCAATGCCACACCTGGACGTATGTGGAAAGAGTTGTTTGAAACTGAAGATGAAGACGTGACTGTACCAGATGTTCTTCGTATGCTTGAACAGCCTAGTCTTCCTGAGTCGAAGCGGTTGCCACTAGCTCTCATTGCGCTTGTAGATGGGCTCCTGGTTTGTGGTCACAAACTTCTTCGTGTGACGCCTGCTTACATCGAGATGCTGGAAGACACCGGATCATTTCTTCaatatccatgggggagagagGCATTCGTCAGCACTCTGTCTAGATTGACACCACCTCAACCTTCTGATCCTTCTAAAATGGATAAATCCCTTTCGGTCATGCGCCTTCGTTTGAAACAGCAGTCAACAGCGTGTTATGGGTTCCCTCTGGCGCTGCAACTTTTTGCTTTTAAAGCTATCCCCTCATTGCTTGAGAAAATTCCCGAACCTAATAAAACCACTTCTTTCTTGCAAGAACCAGAAGGATGCGACTCAACAAATGCACTTCTGAATTTTGAAGACATACTTCTGGTGGAAACCCAAAGAGAGGTACAATGTTGTTGTCTATCTTATTTGCAAAACAGAAGTTAAGACGCTCAAAATTTGTGTACTTATGAATGtttgtgttctttgtttgagGTTATTGTTACGTATTCAATCCCAGATGAAGGTGGGGATCCAAAGTGGAAGAAAGAAATAATCGATCCCCGAATAGATAACTTAGTTCGTCGAATGCGGGAAGGGCACAAGTTCAAAGCAACAGACTTTAGAGGAGGTGATTCATCCCTTCCACCTCTGAAGGCAGCAGAAAAGGCTGAAGGTGTTGGTGTCAAAAAAAAGTGTCAAAAGCCGTTTAGGCGGTTTGGGAAAGCCTGGGATGAACCTGGAAGTTCGACTCAGGCGCCTGAGCGTCCTATTCGACCTCGTCGTGGGATATGTAAACAGGCTGAACCAGGGAACTTATCAGATAAGGAGCAAGAGCTCAAAGAGTGGATACGAGTTGAACTGAAAACCCAGTTGGGTAAATTGCGGAACGAGATTTTTGACTGGTTGCATCATGATAGGGCAGGCTCGTCCACGGTTCCGCAAAACACAGCAGCGGGTAAAACAAACAGAGACAACGGTCACGCTGACCCAACCGGCATGGAAGTTCCAAAGAAACGACGTCCGTTCAGTGGTGATGGTAATGATGAAGCTGAAATATTTGGGTCTGATAGTAAgaaacacaagaagaacaacGGCGATGGGTTTAGCGATGAGGAGACGATGAGAATGCATGATAATCATTGTGATGGTCGCACGCCAAATGCTCGCTTCTGGGAAAAGGTAATCAAACTGCTCCTACAATTTGTAATGATAAGCAATGCCTGAATCCCGGTCTAACttttttgaggaaaattcaaCGTGTAGGTAGATTCAATGGCGGGCGAAGGCCCCTCTCTCTCGAAGTCGGCAAAGATTCCAGAAGCCGATGTTTCAACGCCTATTGGACCAGAAACTGTATCAAAGCCAGCTAAACCAACTCTCCCGGAACCGTTGGAGGTAAATAGATTATAACAATGAATTTATAGGCTctagatatattatgtttgcTGTTCAGCTTGGTTTGGCCAAGTATTCAGCGTAGATTATCAGTTGTTCGTTTTAGCTTGTGAGGTGTATAGGAATACTGATTTGTTTGGTCAGGTATTCAGGTTATTTAGTTAAGGTATTCATGTTAATTTATGAGGTGTACAGGAATACTGATTTGTTTGGTCTGGTATTCAGGTTAATTTAAGAGGTATTTTGCTTAAGTAGTCAGGTTTACAGATCTGTTTGATAATTTTTAGGTGAGTTTCAGAGGTATTCATCTTAGTTAGTCAAGTGTTCAGCTAATTTTACCAGGTGTACAGATTATGTTGATTAGGTGTTCGGAGTTTTTTATCAGGAATTCAGTTGAGTTTGTCAGGTATACATCCAAGTTGTTAGGTGAAAATATAAACTACATCTGAATCGAAGAATTTGAATGAGCTATATCTGAACGTTGTCAGGGCGAGGGGGGAGATGGGTCTCCAATATCAGGGCTAAATTTGTTAGCAGAAGAGGTTGAAAAGGGGACACGGAGTGACAATGTGTATAAAGATCCACAGGAGAACACTTTTAGGATGCTTACCGTTTGGTCTCATCCTGAATCTTACGTCCTTCCGCCGGAGGAACAAGGTGGTAAAGCGTCACCGACAAATTCTGAAGATTACAAAACACCGCCAGAGGATGATCCGATGACTGAATCTCGCACACCAGACGTTGGAAATTCGAAGCTGAGTCGATATCTGACTAGGTCATTAAAAAAAGCAGAGCTAGGAGGGAAATGTATTCTAATAAGCTCAACCAAAAAAGATGACATCCCGACGAAGCGTATTCTGAGACGTTCAACAAAGATTGGAGGAGTGTACACCCCAAACAGGAGACTGAAGAAGCTTTTCCAAAGCTGCAGGAAACCCAAATATATGCCCTTAGCAGACTTGGAGATAGCGCAGTTTCAAGAGTTTCAGTCAATTCTCCGCGAGAATCCAGCACAGTAAGTTGTTTGGATATACTGTATAAAATTCTTGGACTGTCAAATGTTTAATATTGActtttggtttgttttcaaatttcagggaatttaaaattgttattgGGATCCATGTCTCAAATAAGTTCTTCATGTCGTTGGCGAGGCCAACAAATTGGGTCAGTACCGAGGTATTCAAATCATCAGAACTTAATTTGGTTTATTCAAGTTACAACACGGATTTCAACCGATTTAATGTTCTAATGGTTTGTACATATTTTTTAGCACATTTCTGTGCTAATTGGTATGCTAGTAAGGCGACATGGACGCAATTACCTTAGTGGGAGGTGCAGATTTGTAGACTACTTCAGTATTGCGGGCATCATATCAAAGTTTGCAGAGTTCGAGAAGGCCTCAGATAAATTGGGATTCAACTGGGGAAGGCTTGTCAGTTACAGTTTCACCGGAAAAACGCGGCGTCGGAATGACAAGAAGGGGTTGTTGGTTGATGTGGACAGGGTGTACGCCCCAATGATGTGGGGAAAAGATCATTGGGTTGGTCTGGTGATTAACTTGACATGCAGACAAGTGGAGATTTTGGACTGCAACATTCCCCATAATGAGTCCGATAATGAGGTGAACAAGCACATGGCTTATCTTCTACGCGCATTGCCTCATGTCTTAGCTGCGTTTTCGCCTCCTTCCGATAGTAGTCATCCTGAAGAAGACCAAGCATTTTCATGGGTGCGTCCAGACAATATTTACTTCAACGAAAGGTCTGGTGACTGTGGACCATGCGCGGTCAAATTTCTGGAAATGCATGCAGCGGGATACTCCTATGAGGATATGGGGCAGATCGATGACAAAATGGTGGACATATTCCGTCAGAAATACGCGATGGATACCTATGAAGAATTTATTGGAAACGCAAAAGTTTAAAACGATGGTTGAAGACGTGTATACTGCCTGCTTCATTTCGTTTGTTAAACTGAATTGTTAAACGGTTATTGTATCTTTTCATTCATCCAGACACTATAATTCAAACAGATCAGTTTATCTTTGATGGTTTTACATCGTCTTTCTTATatagttagggtttagggtttagggttgcatgtttagggtatagggtttagggtttagatattTGTTTCAAAGGAAAATAATTTCAGAAGTAGTTGGTGTTTTTactgtttcatttaataagtattagtgtaaaatttaaaaattgattgcaATAACTATTTCTCTGAGTGTGTTAGGTACAAAATGTAGGAGGGGACAATAACTTTCCTATTAACTCATAAGActcctttgtttatttctttattctatatatacatattcaatACGTGTGATAAACATCTCCAACAGAACTCAATAGTATGGCATCTCTAAACATCCCCAATCTTCCAGAAGAAATTTTGTGTAAAATAATAGAGATGGTGGGAGCGGATTCATTCTACTATCTTGGTGGTATTTTGCGGGCTGGGAAACGCGGTTATGCACCTGTCCACGAACCCTCCGTCTTAAGGAAGTGTAATGTTCAGCCAATGGTCACCTTTGCAACATATCAAATCTGCACTGGTGGTCAGTTTCGGGAGTTTTTCATCAAGTGCGTAACAGCTGGCAACACAAACGCTATCTACTATGAAGGGCTCTATGCAGCACTGATGGTAGGTCCTGAGAAATGTATTAGAATATTGCAACCAAATGTCCCAAATCATGATTTATCTACTTTAGCCGTCGGCATTTTCAACGTGTGTATTGGCAATGACAAGGAAGCCAGTAAACTGTTTCAGCAGTTCGCAGCTAATCACTATGACCTTCGCTCGGATGCGATAGTTGGACTAGGAGCTGATCTAGAGTGGCGATTGATATCATTTGGAGCGCCATACATGAACAGATATGGTGCATCTTTCAAATTTCCGGATGATGAGGTCATCAAGTCACCAAGATGCCTTTATGGCCATGATTACACAGTCGATTTTGAAGGTTCTTGTAAAAACTGCAGGCTATTTTGGATATGCTACAACATTTTTCACATCCTCTAGGACTTTATTTATGTTATCCTCGATGTTACCTGTTTTCTATCGTATAGCTTAAGTATTCGTAGACCTTAAGTATTCGTATACCTTAAGTATTCGTATACCTTAACTATTCGTCAATGTTATCTGTTTTCTCTCGTATACCTTAAGTATTTCGTCAATGTTATATGTTTTCTCTCGTATACCGTAAGTATTCGTATACCttaagtattcgtataccgtttaatcaatcaaaagtgagtaaagataaatattaatgGAATTATGAATAGAGATGTCAATTGGGCTGTCCATGTCCAATGGGTATGTCCAAATGGACAAAGCATTTTATTGGGCATTATTTTTCTTAAGTCCTAATTGACATTAGCCCATCTAATTTGGACTTAATAGGTTTCAGTCCAATTGGACAACTTTAAATTTTGGGCTCTCGTATACCGTAAGTATTCGTATACCTTAAGTATTCGTATACTGTCAGTATTCATATACCatcagtattcgaataccgtcagtattcgaataccgtcaTTTTTCGAATACCGTCAGTTTTTGTACACCGAGTCTTATGTTTTCATGATAACTGTATGAGTAAAGAAA
The sequence above is drawn from the Brassica napus cultivar Da-Ae chromosome A8, Da-Ae, whole genome shotgun sequence genome and encodes:
- the LOC111199708 gene encoding glucose-6-phosphate 1-dehydrogenase 1, chloroplastic-like yields the protein MATHTMIARSSSSALAASSPLKETLPLFTTRSLTFPRKSSFSRLRLRFFAEKLSQLDSSNGCASLQDSGEHLTEEHDTKEESSTLSITVVGASGDLAKKKIFPALFALFYEGCLPQDFSVFGYARTKLTHEELRVMISRTLTCRIDQRENCVDKMDQFLKRCFYHSGQYNSEDDFAELNTKLNEKEEGKLSNRLYYLSIPPNIFVDVVRCASLRASSVNGWTRVIVEKPFGRDSESSGELTRCLKQYLTEEQIFRIDHYLGKELVENLSVLRFSNLVFEPLWSRNYIRNVQLIFSEDFGTEGRGGYFDQYGIIRDIMQNHLLQILALFAMETPVSLDAEDIRSEKVKVLRSMKPLLLQDMIVGQYKGHSKGGKAYPGYTDDPTVPTNSLTPTFAAAAMFINNARWDGVPFLMKAGKALHTRGAEIRVQFRHVPGNLYKKNFATDLDKATNELVIRVQPDEGIYLRINNKVPGLGMRLDRSDLNLLYRSRYPREIPDAYERLLLDAIEGERRLFIRSDELDAAWDLFTPALKELEHKKIVPELYPYGSRGPVGAHYLASKYNVRWGDLEDA